One window of the Thermocladium sp. ECH_B genome contains the following:
- a CDS encoding glutamine--fructose-6-phosphate aminotransferase, with product MCGIIGVCSFNGLGEPLGRLLKKSLTRLEYRGYDSVGVAVINGKTLIVRKGRGKIGEVDSRIKFSELDGMIGIGHTRWATHGKPSDENAHPHIDCEGRVAVVHNGIISNYRELKAELERRGHVFRSETDTEVIAHLIEENLRSGANAFEAFKKSIASLKGAYALVTIIRDEPDKLFFVRNISPLVIGLGSGANFIASDIPAFLEYTNTIVVINDGEYGFVTPTTAHVERGGVPINIEERIRHITWSPEMASKEGYPHFMLKEIHEQPIALRNTLAGIEKEAMNKIGKELADSRRIFITASGTSLHAGLVGEYLLTTIAGMDVHSFTSSEYRKYVKLAGEGDTAIVISQSGETIDALLALRALKAAGVKIIAISNVMDSAIPRESHAAIYTRTGPEIGVAATKTFTSQLMVLTMLAMNTAAARGLIQLSELDDAINQLEQVPDLAQLTLANYEARIKRLAIDISKASSMYYLGRGLGLPISMEGALKMKEVAYIHAEAYPAGESKHGPIALVEKAFPVVFTIFNDEYNEAMEGNIMEMRARDAYTIGIVPKSLSNGMEKLLDVTIPINIEKPAAATMVYAIPMQLLAYYTAVSKGLDPDKPRNLAKTVTVE from the coding sequence GTGTGCGGCATAATAGGCGTTTGCTCCTTTAATGGCCTTGGGGAGCCACTTGGTAGATTACTGAAAAAAAGCCTAACGAGGCTTGAATATCGGGGTTATGATTCCGTGGGCGTCGCCGTTATTAACGGCAAAACATTGATTGTAAGGAAGGGACGTGGAAAAATAGGAGAGGTAGATTCAAGGATTAAATTCAGCGAGTTGGATGGCATGATCGGAATAGGCCATACTCGTTGGGCCACACATGGAAAGCCAAGCGACGAGAATGCTCATCCACATATAGACTGCGAGGGACGCGTAGCAGTTGTGCATAATGGAATCATTTCTAATTATCGTGAACTTAAGGCAGAACTAGAGCGGCGGGGTCACGTGTTTAGGAGCGAGACCGATACCGAGGTTATTGCCCACTTAATAGAGGAGAATCTAAGAAGTGGAGCGAATGCATTTGAGGCATTCAAGAAGTCTATTGCGAGCTTAAAGGGAGCGTATGCATTGGTGACTATAATAAGGGATGAACCGGATAAATTATTCTTCGTGAGGAACATATCGCCCCTAGTCATAGGGCTTGGCTCTGGAGCTAACTTCATTGCCAGCGATATACCTGCGTTTCTCGAGTACACCAATACCATTGTGGTGATAAACGATGGAGAATATGGATTTGTGACGCCAACCACTGCACACGTGGAGAGAGGCGGAGTCCCCATTAATATTGAGGAGAGGATCCGCCATATTACTTGGAGCCCCGAAATGGCAAGCAAGGAGGGGTATCCACACTTCATGCTGAAGGAGATACATGAGCAACCAATAGCGCTTAGGAATACATTAGCCGGGATAGAGAAGGAGGCCATGAATAAGATAGGTAAGGAACTGGCTGATTCGCGCCGCATATTTATAACTGCCAGCGGCACTTCCCTACATGCGGGTTTAGTGGGCGAGTACCTGCTTACCACAATCGCAGGCATGGATGTTCATTCATTCACATCATCCGAGTACCGCAAATACGTTAAACTCGCCGGCGAGGGAGATACCGCCATAGTTATATCTCAATCGGGGGAAACCATAGATGCGCTTCTAGCCCTTCGCGCGTTGAAGGCTGCTGGGGTCAAGATAATAGCTATCTCCAATGTAATGGATAGTGCGATACCCAGGGAGAGCCATGCTGCCATATACACTAGAACAGGACCAGAAATAGGGGTCGCCGCAACCAAGACATTTACTTCCCAATTAATGGTGCTGACAATGCTGGCAATGAATACGGCGGCTGCGCGAGGCTTAATTCAATTAAGTGAGTTGGATGACGCCATTAATCAATTAGAGCAAGTGCCTGATTTAGCTCAATTAACTCTAGCCAATTACGAGGCGCGTATAAAGCGATTAGCCATTGATATATCTAAGGCAAGCAGCATGTACTACTTGGGAAGGGGACTTGGGTTACCCATCTCCATGGAGGGAGCGCTCAAGATGAAGGAGGTGGCCTATATACATGCAGAGGCCTACCCTGCGGGCGAGAGCAAGCATGGCCCTATAGCGTTAGTTGAAAAGGCGTTTCCAGTGGTCTTCACGATATTTAATGATGAGTATAATGAAGCTATGGAGGGCAATATAATGGAGATGAGGGCGAGGGATGCATATACGATAGGTATTGTTCCGAAATCATTAAGTAATGGAATGGAGAAGCTGCTCGATGTGACCATTCCGATAAACATAGAGAAGCCGGCGGCTGCAACCATGGTTTACGCAATCCCAATGCAGTTACTTGCCTATTATACCGCTGTGTCTAAGGGCCTTGATCCGGATAAGCCCAGGAACTTAGCTAAGACGGTGACGGTGGAGTAA